The genome window CTTCTGAAGAGTCATCATCATTCTCTTCATCGTCATCTCCTTCTCCAAGTTCAACTGACACTTCGATTGTCCCTTTCTTTGTcccagctgaaaattaataaacttGGGATACTGTAGCTATTGGAAACTAACAGCAAAAGACTTTTAGGGCagtatttagaaaattctttGCTTCTCAGATTAGCATTTTCTACTTTGATTTAAGCTTCTCGACCTAATTagtaaaatgtttgttaaaacaTGCCTTGCACTACAACAGAGTCATCGACCATTTTTAGATCTTTAACGTGTATGCACGTCTTCTTGTGAGTTCCTGGTGTCCCAAGATGAGTAGTCGTGGGAGCGGATGTTGTGTTCACTGGAGCAGTTGTGGTCGTTGAATACGTGCTTGTTGTTTTACCTACAAAATATGTCTTAAAGAGAGTCAGGAGAAACACCCAAACTTTTCTCCGTTGTGCTCTGTTCTGTTGTATTCTCGGTTGTTGAACCATCATTTcttatatatattttcttgTCGAACAGTTtgtcaaaatcaaaaacattttcttctcCAACAGTGTCTTCTTGCAGTTCGAACATCACAGTCgctggaaaaatcaaagattGAACAACAAAAATAGTAATGTGAGAAGAAAAATAACGAACTAGGTGAGGACGATGTAATATAGTAGTCGTTTGTCACGTTGACAGTAGTTGTCTTTTTCACAAGGTCcttcacattttcatttccCTCTTTTTCCATGTTATCTGACAAATCAGCTTTTCGGAATTCACCCAAATCGTTTCCTGTGTCTGGCACAATTTCTCCAATGTTGACCTGAAGAACTTATTTATCAAATTGAAAGTTGAATAATTTAACGCACTGTTGTTACTCGAACATCATCAAATGGGCCTCGAAGTTGTTGAATTGAAGTTGTTGGGTTTCGAATCAAAACAGTTGTTGTTGAGGATATGGATGCTTGTGGAGTAGACGGTTGTGGAGGTTCCAAAGATGTTCGTTTTGCTTCCGGAGGTCTAATTGCTGGTGGAGCAACCT of Caenorhabditis elegans chromosome II contains these proteins:
- the ZK1290.10 gene encoding uncharacterized protein (Confirmed by transcript evidence), producing the protein MIIPMLRILLIVLFVLNLVTSKGVLRKVSGDAAPDKAQEPIDDNEEYDDFIPTIDSSVRLDNTIPVPPALPIGLPIIQITTKEPQPPASLTSLPAAPPSAQVAPPAIRPPEAKRTSLEPPQPSTPQASISSTTTVLIRNPTTSIQQLRGPFDDVRVTTVNIGEIVPDTGNDLGEFRKADLSDNMEKEGNENVKDLVKKTTTVNVTNDYYITSSSPTTVMFELQEDTVGEENVFDFDKLFDKKIYIRNDGSTTENTTEQSTTEKSKTTSTYSTTTTAPVNTTSAPTTTHLGTPGTHKKTCIHVKDLKMVDDSVVVQAGTKKGTIEVSVELGEGDDDEENDDDSSEEEETKPPARHVREDKKPVVWKKFEMNCDEEEDDKGKICKLWAAGGLCGTHKPTMFLFCRKTCLCVGPY